A region of the Pelecanus crispus isolate bPelCri1 chromosome 1, bPelCri1.pri, whole genome shotgun sequence genome:
CCCTCAATTCAGAGACACCATTAGCTTGTAGAGCATAGGAAACTTCATCACAGGCAGAGAAAACCAAATAAGCCAAAAAGCCACAGTTATCTTGAAGATGCTAAAAAGGCTCTGTGGAAGCACACTGTGGCTCTTGATCCAGATGTGGATCCAATCCTTAAAAGAGAGAGATGTCTAACACAGGGACCTCAAACTAATTCCCTTGCAGAGCAATGAGGCAAGTTAGATGCTGGGCCAGGGACTACATCACATCTATTGGTGGGAGAGTGACTGTGTCAAAGCAGTGGAGATGCCACCTAGAGAGGCCTTCTCAGCAGGTCACCCATCCAGGCCAAAACCCACTGCTACTCCCAGCACTGACAGCCTAGGAGCTAAACAGTTATGCCACTAGAAAAGGGTCTCACTACTTGCTGTCTCATCAGCATTCAGTAACAAGCACAAGTCAAACTTCTAGCACCAACACTGCTCAAATTTTTCCCACATGACAAGCAGCAGACATACAGGACTCAAAGTCCAAAGATCTTAAGGACAGATACTAAGCCTTAATCAGACAGTTGATTTTCAACAATATGCCACTGGGCCAACAAAATGAGTCCAAAATGCCCCTGAAAGCCAGTCCTTCTCCACAACTACCTCAATTTCACCATCTGCAGAAAGGAGATGAGCCCAAGGAACCCAATTTGCAGGGCAACAGCAGCCACAGGATAGAGCATCACCTCTAACAAATCTTCAAAGGTAAGTGTTTGGGCTGAATTTTAGGATTGCaataattaaaaagcagcaaactaGCAAAGACACAGATGTTGCAAAGTTGCTGCTTCAAAGTCATAACAGGAAGAATGCACAACATTTAAAAGGGGAACTGCTAGTCAGGTTGCTTTTCACTCACCTCTCCAGACAGATTCTCATTCAGAAAGTGCCGCACTAGATCATTTACTACtcttgctttgatttctttatCCAACTGGTCTCCAATCTCAGCAAGCTGAAGAGCAATGACCCGGATAATTTCTTCATTTAGCTCAGGGTCAGGCACTGCCAACACATACAGCAGGATTTAGTTCACAGTATGTAGTCAGACTAGGTTCAGTGCAGGTAAGCTGACCCATAGCATTTTGCCCATCTCCATTACAacctccttcccacccccagTCATAGGGCATTCATGACAGCTATATGCACTACAACTCCCTTCTGTGCATGTGACTCTTACCAGGACAGGGTGCaaacaggtttggggtttttttttttggggggggggggggggtgggggtgggggggggtgggtgtcgGGTTTTTTTACTCTGTAGTGTAGGTAGAGTGCAGCCTCACCCTGCCCAAAAATACACTACAGGGGAGGTTAGAAAGTCTCCAACCAAAATTCATACAGGACAGCTACAGCCAACACCCTGCCTAGAGAAGGGAAGTGAGAGTGTgtgcatgatttttttcaagtgactACTGTCAGGACCTGTCTCTTCAGCACCATCTCAAATACAGCAtctcatagaatagtttgggttggaatggacctttaaaggtcatctagtccaaccaccctgcagtgagcagggacagctttaactagatcaggttgctcagagccccatccaacctgaccttgaatgtttctagggatggggcctccactacctctctggccaacctgttccagtgtttcactaccctcattgtaaaaaatttcttccttatatctagtctgaatctaccctcctttagtttaaaaccattaccccttgtcctatctcCTTTTGGCAAAGCTTCCTATTGTCACTTGGGACATGAGACCTATGCAGATTTGTATGAGGGAGGGCTATTTACTGTAGCAGTTCCCCCTCACCCTGCTTAGACTGAGGTCAATGTGCCAGCTGACACATCCTGGGCAAGGGCCAATAGCCATCCTGCAGAGATGGCTAGCAAAGCAGGAACGGTACCAGAAACTATTTGAAGAACAGTTTCCACCACACCGATAGAGCAGAAAGGGATTCACTCAATATCAGAACAAGAGTTGTTCCAAAATCCTAGCCCAAGTACTGATGCTCCCTGAGGAGCAGTGTGAGGCCTAACTTAACTGCTTAATATCACACTCCTTGAGGACAGCAATCATTAGTACCGGCTTTGTGGCCTTTGTCTGATGTGCTGCAGACAAAACCCTAGGGTGACAGGTGCTCTAGAAATCCATAGGGAGATAAAGTGCTAAGCACTAGCTGTCTTATGCCCAGTGTTAAAATCCcaaccaacaccaccaccagcagccacACCGTGGAGTTTCTCAATGGAGAAAACGTTACTCCTCTGAAACAGACCAGCAGCAAAgatgggaaaaggggaaagaaaatcacTACCTGCAGAGAGGCATGTAGAATGGAGAAAAGAGCACTCACCTAGCTCACCATTCTGCAAGTGTCCGCTCCGATTGCCATCAGTCTGAAGTTCCATCTCATCATCATAGCAGTTGCCTTTCAGGAAAGGCATTTGCATGGAATGCAGTTGCTCTCTGAACCTACACTCAGAAGATACCTCCAGGAAGGCATACAGCAGCGCACACTCCATCTGGACAGATCCATTGAtcttaaacataagaaaataacTGTTAAGCCCACGCCTAGGAAAAGTCCCACTCAAAAGGCCTAGGAAAAGTCCCACTCAAAAGGCCTATGCATATGCTGTTTTCCAACCCTGAACACATTTTTCTGGCCTCCTTTGGTCATCCTGAATAGCGTTAGCCACAGAGTCCACAAGACCAGCAAATGCATACTAACTCCTGGATGTGTACCCACACAAAACTGTCTGATGGTGAATGATAGGTGACTGTTCTTACAAACCAGTGGTGGAAGAGTCAGCTCACCTTCTCCTCACTTTTCCAGCTATGGCAATGACAGAAACCCTGATCAGAGCTCCTCTTTTGAAAGAGATGCATACTCAGCACAAGCCACCCACTTCCCCCATTCAGACATGTGTGTGGAAGGTTTACTCCCATATTTGGGAATTGGGCATTCTACTTCCTGTGCATAGTGAAGCCAGCAGCTCCCCATTTAAATGTAATCAGAACTAGCAGTAACAAGGTGGGAAACAGAGATAACAGATAGCAtaagcctgaaaaaaaccccaaggttcacatttcttctccctcttcaaAGGGATCTTAACTAGCTCCATAATAAACCTGTTCAGCTCCTGTAGAAAGCCAAGCAGCTGCTCACAAGAACAGTGACAGTGAGATGGCAGATCATTTGTGTCTGGTATCATCTACACTGACACCTTCATCCCCAGTAAACAGGCACATGCTGCCTCCACAGCCACGCACCTTGCCACCTTcaagcaaagcagcacagactGCCCAAATTAGTTAGGCTGAGGAGGTCCATGAGGCAGTCAGATTGATGTGAGCCAGAGGTCCCACTGGAACACAGGGCCTCATAACCAACTAAGGCCTCTGTAGAAAACCAGGAGGCTGTCCAATAATTTTAGTTAAGCAGCTAAGAAAGCAGGATGTTGTGtaagcacagaaataaagtgTGAAAAATTCCTTACTCTAGTATGCAGACTGCCTGCCTACAAGATAAGAAAATGCTTAGGCTTAATTGTAACTAAGGAGAAGAATCAAGGCTAAAGTAGAATGGTTTGTCTTGCCAGCTGCATAAGGAAATCAACATGCAACCAGGATGAACCTGATAATTGAAAGGGAGTTTCAGGTACCTTTTGGGGAGTGGAACCTTACAAGGCCACCTATATCTACATAACCATATCATTAATATCACACAGGACCCGTATTGCCTAGGCAACAGTAGCAAAATTAGGACAAATGCATAAAAAGTAACTAAGGACATGTTGTTTACTTGAGAGGAGActgggcagagaaagggaggaatgaTGACAACAAAAAGGAGAGtccagaaatggaaacaaatggaAGATAAGGTATGCGATCACACAAAGATCAACAGAAGGCACATCTTCCATGATCTGAGCACAGATGTTTACAGGCAGCAGTGAAACACCTGGTGACCCAAGCTCACTGGGACACCAGTGACAATCCCCTTGAACAACCCACTGGACTAGTCATCAGATTTATATTCAAAAAGCTTATGGGAGGACAGAGCAAAGACAGTTATAATTGTACCCTAACACTAGGTGGGGTGAGTAGGATGATAGACATTTCAATAGCAGTTCAATGTAGTTAAGATTTAAGTGTGATAAATAGTAGCTTCATAGTTGTAATtaatatttcacaaaataatGCAATAAATTGATCACAGGGGTTTGTCTGTTAATTTAATTCATTAGTTTTAATAGTTTGTACCTTAATGAATAAACATGGTAGTCTCTTAAATAGCTACATCTCCAGCCTGCTGTTTAAAAGGGGAGTGTCACACTGAGCAGTAACAAGGAAGCAGCTTGCAAACTAAGTGCTTTCATCCACTTTTTGACAATATTCATGATGGAGAGGAGCAGTGTCAGGGTCCCTGTAGGAACTCTGAGGAAgatgacctgctacaccacttagacactcacaagtctatgggacaagatgggatccacccaagggtactgagggagctggcagaagtgctcaccaagccactttccatcctttatcagcagtcctggctagGGATGcagagaactacaggcctgtcagtctgacctcagtgccagggaaggttaaGGAGCAGATCaccttgagtgccatcacgcagcacgtacaggacaaccaggtgatcaggcctggtcagcatgggtttataaaaggcaggtcctgcttgactaacctgatctccttctctgacaaggtgacctgcttagtggatgagggaaaggctgtggatgttggccacctagactttagtaaagcctttgacaccctTTCCCACAgtattctcctggagaaactgtctgctcatggcttggacgggcatactcttctCTGGGtagaaaaactggctgggtggccaggcccaaagagttgtggtgcatggagttaaatccagttggtgacgatcacgagcggtgttccccaggactcagtACTGGGGCCGGTTCTGTTTAGTaactttatcaatgatctggatgaggggattgagtgcaccctcagtaagtttgcagatgacaccaaattgggtgggagtgttgatctgcttgagggtaggaaggccctgcagaggaatctggacaggctggaccgatgggtcaaggccaactgtatgaggttcaacaaggccaagtgctgggtcacaacaaccccatgcaacgctacaggcttggggaagagtggctggaaagctgcctggctgaaaaggacctgggggtgctggtagacagccggctgaacatgagccagcagtgtgcccaggtggccaagaaggccaacagcatcctggcttgtatcaggaatagtgtggccagcaggagcagggaggtgattgtccccctggactcggcactggtgaggctgcacctggaatactgtgtccagttttgggctcctcagtacacgaaggacattgaggtgctggagcatgtccagagaagggcaatgaagctggtgaagggtcttgagcacaggccttatgaggagcggctgagggaactggggttgtttagtgtggagaagaggaggctgaggggagaccttatcgctctctacaactacctgagaggaagctgcagcaaggtgggtgtcagtctcttttcccaagtaaaaagtgataggacaagaggaaatgacctcaggttgtgccaggggaggtttagattggatatttggaaaaatttcttcacggaaagggtagtcaagcattggaacaggctgcccaaggaagtggttgtgtcaccatccctggatgtatttaaaagatgtgtagatgtggcacttaaggatacagtttagtggtggacttggtagtgttaggttaacagttggacttgatgatcttaaaggtcttttccaacttacacaattctatgattctatgacacaaTGCAGCACTTTTTGAGGCATCTGTGAACAAGTGCACAAGAGAACCACTGGTCACTGTGAAGCACTGACTTCAGTCATGTTTGAAACTAACCTGTTCCATGATGGATTCAGAGACAAAGCAGCTCTTGTCACCGTTTGCTTCAAACCAGAAATCCTCGCCCTGcaaaagagtgagaaagaaaatggtgacAAGAGAAAAATTTCCCATTACCCACATCTTGCAGCAGCACTCATGAGTCTGGCCACATTTCATAGAAAATGACCTTTCTAGTGATGCACACCCATATTTCTGGAGAAGGTTGCCCATCACACACTggtattcattaaaaaaaaggctgagaaaacCGCAACTGTCCCAGCCAGAAGGGCCCTATTCATGTGAATGAGGGGCATGAAACCCCTTCCTGCCACAGACATGTGGAAGACAGCAGAGCAACATAACCTATAAATGGGGCTTCAAAGCCAAGaggtggtgctggggaagggagggacaACCCTTCATAGTGCCAGAGTCTGGCATGGAAAGCAGCGTTATCACAGAGGAGTTTTGAGTACCTACTGAGAGCAGGTGAGCTGCTTGGGTCTGTGTGCACAGCAGCATATCCTGAAGCGAAACACCCAGCTGACACTGCAACACATCTGCAGGACTTCAAGTGCACCTCCCCCCCACGCAGAGATACATGTGTATACTCAGGCTTATTTCAATACTTTCCCAACAAATATCTAGGGACAGGGAAGGTTGGACCAAATGTCATCAAAAGTTTCCAGTTACATGAGCACAACTCCGCTAAGCCTCAGGGAGGCTTActaggaagaagggagaaaacaggACCCAGGTCACAAGCTCCTCTGCCCCTATGGTGCATGCTCAGGGCTGACAGCCCTCAGCCGGTCGCATGGCTGGGCAGTGCCCAAGGCAATAGGCACACAGGGAAGGCAGAAAGCACAGTGCAGAGGGTGGCCTCCCTCACCCACTCATGAAGGGGAGCTGGTAAGAGCACAGTGCTCCCTCCTCATCCAGCCAGGCGTAGCTGATGGGTGGGTCAGACCAGCCGCCTAAGCAGTAACATCTGGTACAGGAAGTCCCAGAGCAAGACAGGTGcaagagcagcacagcaagTGCCAATAACACAAGACTACCTAGCAAGTGCCAAGGCAGGGAGGATAGGAATCCTGTTTGTAAGCCTTGCATTTGCTGCCTGAGATGCAACAGTCCCACAGCTGCATGCAGAAGTCTCTGGTGCAAGCTGGCTTCAACTCGTGATGAGCAGGGCCTAGCTGAAAGTGGGCTCTACACCCTCCCACCAGGTCTGCTTCACCCAGGGCAATAACCTGGCTGCTGCACATGTACCTTCTGACCAAAAATGGGACGAAAGCACCAAGGACCACAAACAGCCTGCTAACCATCAGAGACCCAGGCTAGTGATAAATGACCCTATTTCATAGTAACAACCCCTCACAACTGTGTTCTAAATAACCAAGTGTGCTGGtggaaaagagggaggaagtgaaagcagaaatgaaTTCAAACTCTGAAGGAAACCACAGTAATAATTTCAAGAGACCACAGTTTCCCAACTTTTCAAAGGCTCTTAGAAGTTCCCATGACCAAAGCACAATCTCAAATACATCCAACACACAATAGCCTACAGGCAACCATGAACTCTTCTTTTCATTTAGTTGTTATATCAGACTAATAGCTTCCTAGAACACAGGCTTAGCCTTTGCTGCTTCATGTTTTCCTCTGTTCCATTCAAACCCCTATTGCTGCTACTCACCTCTACCCTAAAGAGTGTGCTGGCTGGAGAGAATGCAGTCCCCTCTGTCTTCTTTGGGACCTGACAGGGCTCTGCAACAGGTCAGGGTGACCCCTCTCCTGGGCTTGACTTTGCTGCAGGAGAGACAGATGTTAATTCAGGTTGGAGAACTTAAGACAGAATCCCTGAGAttaaaaggaaagtgaggaTTCAGTATTAAGCCTGTGGCAGGACCTTGGCTTTGTGCCAACTCCTCAGGAGTTGCCCACATCAGCAACTTTTCTCTAGGCTAGGCAAAGCCTCAACTTGcatgtattttggttttatatataaCATTTATTTACAATTCAAAGTAATTCAGCCCAAACCCAAGGTGTTCATGTTACAGCTAGTAAACAGTGGATATCCTCTGATACTAACTCCTGTGAGTTAAACACCACTTCCTGGACCATCATGGCTTAGACCACAGGAAGCCTGAAGTAGTATTGAGCCTCCGCTACCCACATCCCATTTGCCTTGAAACTCACATTCATCAGAGCAACCTTCTTGGACTTGACCAGTACTGCCATCCCCACGCAGCTCTAGCCTATGCCAAAAGCCTGGTATGGGACCACAGCATTACTCTACAGCTGGTCAGATTAACCCATGCTGGCTAATTTGGGCTGGTAATAGCCAGCTGACTTCATAACATGAGTACAGGCTAAACAAGTCTCCCCATCTTTCAAGGTGCAAGAAGTTGCACCATTCTCTGTTCACACCACACTACATACACAGAGGGGCAGGTGTTCTCCTGCAGTTCTGGCAGAAATGTGACACAACACAAGCCACTACAGCCACAAGTTGCACACAAGTAGCCAGATGCACTGGTGAAACTGTCTGAGTAGCACCAAAGAGATTTCTCACTCGCAAAAACTTTATAGCAAAACCTCTTCTAGCCAAACTCTGCTAGGATGTCCTATTTCTCATTGATGAGAATTCCAGTAAATTGCTGGAGGGCAAGCTGAGCACAGTCAGGTGGCGATAAATGGACTACATAAAACATCAGCCTGCAGAGGGACCAACATAATCTTTCTTACAGCAAGAGGATGGAACAGAAATAGAAGTCAAGACACTTCCTTGGAGGGTTTGCCACCTGCCATACCTTTCCAAGGAAAGCTCAGAATGTGGCTTTAAAACCCAGATTCCCTATATTTTGTCACACTATTTCACACTGCCAAGAAACTCATTTTGTTCAGTCCAAACACTCATGAAAGaggtaacaaaaaagaaatgcactATTGTCTTTGCCCACTGCCTGCTTTAAAAGAAGAGGCACAGACCACTCCAgtctgaggaggaaaagaggcaTGCTGCTCCATTCCCAGAGCAGAAAATTCAAGTCAAACAAAAAGATCCAGACCTATTCTGGGCATGCCCATACAGCTAGGCCCAGAAAGGCAGGGCATAGCAGCTTGGCACAAAGCTCTGCAAGTGCATTACCCACACCAGCTTACTATAGTGACTAGAAGCTGTAAGAAGAGCTTCAGCCTGTATGCCTATGCATGTTCCTCACATCAGTTCCTGGAAGTGTGCAGGAAGGTTGTCTGTCTTTACAGATCCAAATACAGCGTTTCAAAAGCACCTATGCTTTTCAAAAAGAGGCAGAAGCTTATACATTGGTCATGGCAGAAAGGTCCTCCCTGGGTGCCCTGCACAGGTAAAACACCTGGAGAAGAGCCTCAGTGCAGACAGAAAAGGGCTGAGTAGCCACTGACCTGTCAGGGTACCTGCTGCACCCAGAGATGCTAACAGGTGTGCAGGGGGAAGAGACCTACAATACATAGAGGTTCTTCCCATCCCCTTTCCCTCAGGGGATCATCTCAGCTTTAAAGTTAGACACTCCTCAgggcaaaaccacaaaaatagagacattaaaaaacccccacacccaTCATAGTTGCAAATTGCAACCCTGTCCACTCCTGCACATGAGCAGATAAGAACcgtcagaaagacaaaaaagaaaaaacccatcaCACTCCAAAGTACTTATATGGTAAAAAATTAAGATAAGGAGGCTTGAAGACGATAATTTCATGAACTGAATTCCCTGAATCAAAGAATCACCACCCAGGCAGTGAGAGTCTGATGGTTTCCAACCCTCAGCTAATAATGTTCTGCCTGGGTGGTCAAAAACACACCtgagaacaggaaaaaggatTTCTCTCACACCACAAAATGGCTCCCTACTACTACAATACAGggccaatttttttcttttcttttttttttttttttaagttaactAGTAATTCCAGAAACCTCAAGTTCTAGATAATTACTTTGAATCAACGCAAGTGGTTTGGATAGTCAAAGTTCCTCCTGAAAAGTCAAACTCCTTAATGGAATCTCAAAAAAATTGGACTCCTAAAGGGCAAACCCCAAACAGTCAAATGTAATCATGTTGATACCACCTGAAGTTTTTAATCATTAAGACTTTGGAATCCTGATAGTTTTAGATTCAGATGAAGACATTTTCTGGTGGATGGAAAAGTTACCTTATATTGGGTAAAAAGAATCTTTAGCTGGAGAATGAGAGAAGATGGAGATAAAGGCTACAAATACTATCTGCATTCAGATTCAGAGTAAAACTAGATCATTTGCTAAGGCTGCTTTAGGGTTGCTGAATATCTTGGAATGAATTTTATGGAGTATGATTTTAAATTGAAGTAccaattaattttaatacattattCCTTTTCACACTTTCAATTCACTCATTAGACAAGCAAGTTTCATGTATTAACAACTGCCTCTGAGAAACTGCTAGATGCTTTGAAGTGTTCAACAAATAAGACAACCACCAGGTTTTTGGATCAGTTCTTTCCTCcatcttcttcagaaaaaaatggaggggATATTTTAAACACAAGTTTAGGACCCTTAAATCAGCTCTGAAGAGTCAGTGTTGGGCGTGTCCATTCCAACTCAACATTGTGTTGGGATGCAGGACTGTGGAGAGGCATATGTTAAGTCAACATAATGACAGTCAGAGGAGCACATCCACCAGCTGCTTGTCAGCACAGAATGACAGACCTCATTCCACCCCCACACGTGCCAGTTTTCACAAGAGAGAGTTCTGTGGATGCTTCCCCCAAAGCAAGTCTCCAAAGCTTTCCCCAAGGCAATCACGACTCTTTAGAGAGGGCTAAATATATCTTGAGGGATGGTACATACTGCTCCCCTCAAGCAACACAGGTCCTTCAGGTGTGCTGTCCCATCTTCTGTTTCCTCCTCCCATCCCCGAGTTGCATTAGCCTTCAAATTTTACAAGAAACTCACCAGAGCAGCtgttcccagctgcagcccaccAGTGAGGGGTGGCAATACTAGAGGCAGCAGTGGCCATAGTGTGCTGGAGAGACACCAGACTAGGTCCTCCCTGCCATACCACTGCCACATATTTCAAGAGCAAACACTGCAACCACACATTTTATCTTCCCAGGTGGGGAGCTACACATGGGTACAGTACAGCTGTAAAGTTGCATGCAAGGTTTCACCTGCTCTAAAACCACAGTGGGGTTCTGCAGTACCTCCAGGAACTGCAAGCatgtcagcagcagcaccccGCACGCCAGCAAGAATCAGCCAGGAGCATATGGTTACCTGTTAGGCAGAACTCTCAATAGCTCTCAAGGCTGCCATAAAGAGGACAAGGTCCCAGAATCCCTACAGCAACAGTGCTAAGACACCCTATAAATCAGCTTTCGTCCCTTCTTCACACTTTGGTACATCTTCAAGACAGCTCAGAAAAGAATCCACCCACAAATAATGCCTCTGCTTACCATCACTTTCCCCCCAGATCCTTCACCTCTCctcacagctctgcctttgAGTTACTATTCTCAGCTGTATCAGACACTGTCTGGTTATGAAAACACACTCcttccagcagcaaagccaCATGCTTGTAGGACTGACTCCTTTAACAACTTGTCTGAATTCCGAGACATGTCCCATACAAACACGCTACCAGTCAATGACCCTGTTGTGCGAGTTGTCAAGATACTTATCTTTATGTCTCACATTTGAGTCAGGAATGAATCAAAGTCTTCAAAGCAGAAACTGCAGTCATTGACATGGAAAAAACTTGCAACCTGTGGACTGCTTTCTCTGCCTGGCAGCTAAAAGATTAAGAACTTTATTTTTGGTGGTCAGGATGACATCATCAttggaagaaatgaaatggtGCCTATTTGTCCCTTCCTGCAGCCGGTGGCTCTTACCTGTCTTGTACGCAAACATTTCATTGTTGAGCTGCAAAGCTCTTTACAGAACAAGGCATCATTTTACAGgtagagaaactgaggcacttgATATGACCTGGCATTTTAAATCCACAGATCAAGCCATAACCACTCAGTTTCACTGTCTTCCTGAAAACTTGCCACAGGCACAACTGCTTTACATAACCAGCCATTACTGAGAAGTGAGGAAGGGAAACAGTGCCACAGACTTATGAAGTTCCTTATTTGAGTACATTCTAAGCTGTGCCAGACCGCTGTCCGTAGCGCTTCGAGTCATGAAAGTGTAAGCAAATCCCACGTCATACAGCCTGAAGTCCCCAAAGGAATCCCCATCACCCTGCCACACTCAGTTTCTAGCCCATAAACCCAACAGGAAGTAAACAGCCCAGCTAGCAGCAGATACTACTCATATTTTCCTCATATTTCTCTAGCTATGGAAGAAGCCTGACTACTCCCACAGCAGCTGCGCATGCACTTTGGACTTTGCAAGGAGGAAGATagaaaaccaacagcaaaaggaaaggtAGCT
Encoded here:
- the BID gene encoding BH3-interacting domain death agonist yields the protein MEQINGSVQMECALLYAFLEVSSECRFREQLHSMQMPFLKGNCYDDEMELQTDGNRSGHLQNGELVPDPELNEEIIRVIALQLAEIGDQLDKEIKARVVNDLVRHFLNENLSGEEITRHMSEAVEGLARAIPSGMEQEKAMLVLAMVLTKKIVNTMPSLLQRVFSTTVNYISQQLHNYIVRMLR